A DNA window from Danio aesculapii chromosome 1, fDanAes4.1, whole genome shotgun sequence contains the following coding sequences:
- the fgg gene encoding fibrinogen gamma chain, translated as MGSIMHVVASIVLLCTLTSAQRGDYSPSHDLCNPNDGFGTYCPTTCGVADYLQRYKPDMDRQLDNMEQDLEEIANLTRGAQDKVVYLKDSEAQAQKQSPDTYLKKSSNMLDDILRFEKSILAQEEQIYQLQSVLQANEKKITDLKQMSMQLDQMCKEPCKDTVEIQTVTGKDCQDIANKGGKVSGLYYVKPARAPEAFLVYCEIDSFGRGWTVLQRRRDGSVDFNKNWVQYKEGFGYLSPDDRTEFWLGNEKVHLLSVQSSVPYVLRIEMVDWEGNKKYADYATFKLGPEVDAYRLTYAYYFGGDAGDAFDGYDFGDDPSDKFYTSHNGMQFSTIDRDNDKFQGHCAQQDGSGWWMNRCHAAHLNGKYYQGGKYTEKDAESGYDNGIIWATWHSRWYSLKETTMKIIPINRIGAAGGQESGSKQFGGIGDI; from the exons ATGGGCTCGATCATGCATGTGGTTGCTTCCATTGTGCTGCTGTGCACATTAACATCAGCG CAACGAGGAGACTATTCACCATCACATGATTTGTGTAACCCCAATGATGGGTTT GGAACATACTGTCCAACAACATGTGGAGTCGCTGATTACTTACAGAGATACAAGCCTGATATGGACAGACAGCTGGATAATATGGAACAGGATTTGGAAGAGATCGCCAACCTCACCAGAGGAGCTCAAGACAAAGTGGTCTACCTGAAAGACTCAGAAGCACAAGCACAAAAACAATCACCAG ATACTTACTTAAAGAAGTCTTCAAATATGCTGGATGATATACTACGATTTGAGAAGAGCATTCTCGCTCAGGAAGAACAAATATA TCAACTGCAGTCAGTCCTTCAAGCTAACGAGAAAAAAATAACGGATTTAAAGCAGATGTCTATGCAGCTGGACCAAATGTGCAAAGAACCCTGCAAAGACACTGTGGAGATTCAGACAGTCACTGGCAAAG ATTGTCAGGACATTGCAAACAAAGGTGGTAAAGTCAGCGGGCTGTATTATGTGAAACCAGCCAGAGCTCCTGAAGCGTTCCTGGTCTACTGTGAGATCGACAGCTTTGGACGTGGATGGACTGTACTTCAGAGG AGACGGGATGGCAGTGTTGACTTCAACAAAAACTGGGTCCAGTATAAGGAAGGCTTTGGGTACCTCTCACCAGATGACAGGACTGAGTTCTGGTTGGGAAATGAGAAGGTACATCTGCTGTCAGTTCAGTCCAGCGTGCCTTATGTGCTGAGGATAGAGATGGTCGATTGGGAAGGCAACAAAAA ATATGCAGACTATGCCACTTTCAAACTTGGACCAGAAGTTGATGCATACCGCTTGACGTACGCTTATTACTTTGGCGGAGATGCTGGCGATGCCTTCGATGGTTACGACTTCGGTGACGACCCCAGTGACAAATTCTACACATCTCACAATGGCATGCAGTTCAGTACAATTGACAGAGACAACGACAAGTTCCAGGGACACTGTGCTCAGCAGGATGGGTCTGGTTGGTGGATGAACCGCTGCCATGCTGCTCACCTCAATGGAAAATACTATCAGG GTGGCAAGTACACAGAGAAGGACGCAGAGTCTGGATACGACAACGGCATCATTTGGGCCACATGGCACAGTCGCTGGTATTCTCTGAAGGAAACCACCATGAAGATCATTCCCATCAACAGAATTGGTGCTGCTGGAGGCCAAGAAAGTGGTTCCAAGCAGTTCGGAGGTATTGGAGACATTTAA